One Vallitalea okinawensis genomic window, TAGTTGATTTAATGAAAGAGCAGGAGCAAATAAGTCTTAAAGCTGGGTTAGAAGTTGCTTCAGCAAAAATATCTGAAGAAAACGTTAGTAAAATGCAAGAACTATACACAGCTATAAAAGCTATAAAAAACAGTATGGAAACTTGTATCAATGCTGTTCAACAGAGAGAGGTAGATTTTACACTAGAAGGTATGCAGGAAGCAATAGCTAAAGCTGCTGAAAGATCATATGATGCCTTAGGTACTAGAGTAGATAGAAGTCTTGGAGATGGTTTTCATCGTATTCAAAATCAGATACCTGAGCTATTAGAATTTAATAATATAGAAGTAACAGAGGAAACAATTCGTATAGCAGCGGCTCTGATTAAGAATGAGATTGATGTTACTCAAGAAAATATGAATAATGCTATGATGTTAGATTCAAAAGTTCAAAAGTTAATTGATCGACTACATCCAACTATTGCGGCCAGTTTGCTAAAGGATGGTCAAGACCCGATGACAATGCATGTTGATGAAGTCAATGCTTATATTGATAATTTTAATGATACTTATGGTGACAATATACAAGATAAAGTTGCTGCAATTATAGCCAGGATGGATCAAGAGCAAGAGATGAGTACTGAAGAACGACAAGGTGTTATTGCTATTTATCGAATGCTACATACCATTGATGAGAACCAAGGACAAGCAGCCAGTCTATTAATGCGAGAAGGTCTTGATGTAACACTTGAAAATCTTCTTGAGGCATCCAAACATATAAAGAAGACAAAAGGTAGTTCTGGACAAATAGATATAAATATCGATAATAACTTCGGTGTTGTAGAAGAGCGTATTCAAGATAATAAGAACATAAGAAGTGCCTTAGATGAAGCGTTAATGAGTTTTGAAGCTAATCAAGAAAGGGCAAATGATTTACTGTCAGAAGGACTTGATGTATCAAATAATAACTTAACTGAACACTATATAACTGAAGAAGAAATTAAGCAATTAATGGAGGAAATATCTCTAGAATTAATTAAAGATAATCAAGTTTATGTGGAAACTAATCTGAGAAACTTAGAGAAGATTGATCATAGTACTATACAACGGTTGATTACAGCCAGTATTACACCTAGCATTGAAAATTTCTCTACATTAAAGAAAATGCTGCGTAATCCCCATCAATTAGCGGATACGCTACAAGAGCTCAATCAAGAGATGGGTTTTCCCATACTATCACCATTAGAAGGAAATCTACAAGCTTTTCAAGAGGAGAAAAGCTCTCAAGATTTACTGGATGAGATCAATGACCTATCTAATGACTTAAAGGAGCAATTAATATATAACGATATGGAACGAAAAGCTATCATGATGGATCAAGTATCTGAAATACAAAGAATGAGTAAATTACAGAAGCGATTACAGGAAGTAGAAGATGTCTATCAAATTCCAATGGTCTTCAATGGTGCTATATCGAGTCTTAATATTTACGTCCTAAATGATGGTCAAAGTGGTATAAATAATGGATTAAATAATAACTTTACAGCAGCTTTAGCAATCAAGACTAACAATCTAGGATTAGTTAAAGGTCACTTTACAATTAATAACGATGAAGTTGATGTAACCCTAACCACTGATCAAGAAGAAGGGGAAGAAATATTGAAAGTATTTGAACGTGACCTTGAAGAGGTTGTTGAGAAAGCTGGCCTTAAATTAAAGCAATCAGAATTTAAAGAGGAAGAGTTAACAGATCCAGATGAAGTAAATTCAGTGAGACTAAATACCTCTTCTAATATTGAAGTACTTGTTTAGGAGGTAACCGAAACTATGGCTAAAAAGGATTTACCACAAGGAGTAAAAGATCTAACAGTTCAATTAGTGCAATTTATTGAAAGAGCTGATCAATATAAAGGACAGCTTAATCAAAAATCAGAAAAGGTCGATAAAAATAATAGAAGAATAATAGAGTGACGAGAAAAAAATGAGGTGAAAAAATGAGGATTAACCATAATATACCTGCTCTACAATCATTGTTTCAATACAATAAAACCAACTCAGCGTTGGAAAAATCCTTAGAGAAACTATCTTCAGGTAAGCGGATTAATCGTGCAGCAGATGATGCAGCAGGTTTAGCTATATCCAATAAGCTTGATGCTCAGATAAGAGGCTTAGAACAAGCTAACAGGAACTCTAATGATGGTATATCCCTTATCCAGACAGCGGAAGGTGCATTAAATGAGGTAGAAGCTATGTTACAACGGATGAGAGAATTAGCCGTACAAGCTTCTAATGGTACATTAGCCCCAGAAGATCGTGATGCAGTACAAAAAGAAATTGATCAATTGGCAGAAGAAATAGAAAGAGTATCAAATGATGTTGAGTTTAACGAAATGAAACTGTTAAATGGTGATTTAGATCGTGTAACTTTTTCAGAGGATAAGGATATCGCAGATGTTGTAACATTGTCTGATACTGTTGATCCTGGCAGTTATAGTTTTGAGGTAGTTGCTGCTACAAAATCAGATATCCAAGGAGCGGCTATTACAGGACTTTTCACAGCTGGTGTAGTAGATGCTAGTGCAGCAGGTACCTTGAATATTAATGGTGTTGATGTTGTGATAGAAACAGGTGACACGCCAGAAGATGTATTGGATAAACTTAACCAAGCAGGAGATGTAGCAGGTTTTTCAGTGACTGCAAGTACAACTCCTCTAGCCAATAGTTCAACCATCCTATTAACAAATGATGAATATGGAAATGATCCATTTACCATCACAGGAGAAGCGCAAGTATTAACAGCGCTAGGACTTAGTACCCCAACAAGTACATCCAATGGTAGTGATGTATCAGTAACTATAGACTCTGGTTTTCCAGCTGGAACAACACCTATTTGTAGAGGTAATATTATTGAATTTAGAGGACCTGATGGATTTAAACTTGTTGTAGAGAATAATGGCGTAAGTACACCAACAGGTGTCCCAGTCGCAATTGATATTCTCGAAACAGGTCCACTTGATATTCAGATTGGAGCAAATGAAGGGCAAAGTATGGAAGTACGTATTCCAAATATGTCGCCAGAAGCATTAGGGATAGATACTTTAAATGTACAGACTGCAGAGAATGCAAATGAAGCATTAGAAGCAGTTGACGAGGCTATAAACACTGTTTCTTTGGTTCGTGCCCAATTAGGTGCCTACCAAAATAGATTAGAATATACCATCAATAACCTATCAACGGCTACAGAAAACATGACAGCATCCCTATCCCGAATTGTTGATGTTGATATGGCAGTTGAAATGGCTAACTATACACAGCTTAACGTTATTTCTCAATCAGGTGTATCCATGATTGCACAAGCAAATCAGTTGCCAGAACAAGTACTACAATTATTGAGAGGGTAGGTGATCATAGATGAGTCAGATCAAAGAGTGGACTTTGCGAATCAGTCAGGCCAACCAAGAGCAGTTATTGCTTATTACCTATGAAATTCTCGTAAGTGCTATTGATGAATTAAAAGACTATCTAGAAAAGAAAGATCTAGCCAATTATAAAAAGAAAGTTAGACACACCCAAAAGATATTGAATTATTTAATGAATACATTGGATATGTCTTATGAGATATCCTACGATTTATTAAGTCTATATCTATACTTACATAAATTATTGGTACAGGCATCTATCAGCATGGATAAGAAAGTTATTGAAGGTGCAGAAAAAATACTAAAGATTATCCAAAAAGGGTTCATAGAAGCTTGTGAGTTAGAAGTAGATAATGATTCTGAATCTATAATGATAAATAGTCAGAAAGTCTATGCAGGATTAACATATGGCAAAGGAGCATTACAAGAGGTAGTGCTTGATTATGCTAATAGAGGTTTAGAAGCATAATAGAACAAAAACAAAAGAAAAAGGTTAGTAGGGAGAGCCCCTATTAACCTTTCAATTTATCTTTATTAAGTTGATTAACGACAAAACCTAAACCGATTATTCCCCAATAGATAGGGCTTATGGATACATTGGTATCATTAAAGAAACCAGCACCTAAATAACCACATACGCTTAAGAATAAGGCTAGACCTAAAATGGATAAATAATCATTTAGATCATTCTTGAAGTACAGTTTAATGCTACTAAAAATGTACATACCCCAGAAGGCTATCATAGCTAGCAAACTGATAATACCAGTATTAATAGCTATCTGAAGATAGATATTATGTGGTTTATCAACGATCATATTGGCTGTATGATAAGCGTTGTATTTACCAACATAATCATTTTGTGGAAATTCATAAATATAGCAGTCTGGTCCATAACCAATGAATAAAGTATCTTTTAAAAGAGGAATGGATCTGGACCATATGTAACCTCTAGCAGAACCTGTGCGTTCTTTACCTTCAAAACCTATATGTGATATATCTTCAAGAACCACTTGTTTTCCATATGGATTAACATATCTAAATCCCTCGTCTGTAAATGTGAATAGCCATGTTGACCCATCATCTAAAAGAAATTGAATATGAGTTTGATCTTGATATAAAACATAATTAAACTCATAAACTTGGAATTCAGGTGTGGAAAAGGTTATGTTATTATTAGCATTAAATTCTAATTCAAGTACATTACCATTAATATCTTTATAATTAATTGTATCTGTAGGTTTTAAGTGATCTTCGTAATATATATCTAGTGGTTGATCCTTATAGTTTATATGTAATTCATTACCATGTGTTATTATTTCGTTTAAGTCATAATCAATTGGTTCATCAATAACTTGCTTAATTGTATCAATAAGTCTTTGACTAAAAAATCGGTTATTCATTACGTCAAAACCAATGAAAAGGGCAATGATAACAAGGAAACTAGGGATTAGCACTTTCCAGTATCTAAAGATCTTTTTACGTAAGAAAATCGCACCAAGCGCCAATGCAAAAGCGATACCTATAATTCCGCCTCTAGATTGACTCCCTTGTAAGTTAATGAGCGTAAGAAGAGTTAGAGAAACCCAAAGTAGTTTCCGTTTCCAGTTCTTTTCACACATAAAAAATGTAAAGCATATAGGAAAAATCATGGATAAGTACAAACCAACATAGTTAGAGTGATATAAAGTCATATAGACCCTTCCCTCATCATAGGCAAACTTAAATGTACCATTCTCAAATCGACTTGGTACTAATAACTTCTGAATAGCCTCTACACGAAAATAATCTAAATGTACGTATTGCAAGAAACCAATAATATTCATCAGTATAATAGATATAATAAAGTATTTCATAATCCATTTTAATTGCTGCTCAGACTCAATAACTTGAGTGATGTATAAAAACATCAATAAATACGATGTAAGAATAAGCCCGCCCTCAAAGCGTTCTATATAACCAGAAGTTGCTGTACGAGTATAGTGGCTAAATACCCATGATAAAATCATAAATGCAAAATAAATTAGCAAAGGTGCATAATATTGGCGTTTTTCAACTTTATGGTATTTACTAGTTGTAGATTTATATAGGTAAATAAATAGAGTTATAAATGTTATAGACATTACAAACACGCTTTTATAGTAAGTAAAAAAATCTGCAAAGGATGTCGTGTCAGAATACCAATCATAGATTGACATATCGAAATCAGAGGACTTTAAATACACAATAAATGGTGTTAGACAAATAAATAAAACTACTGGTAAGAGTTCAATTAAATTAATCCTAACTTTTTTCTTATACTTCTGTTTCATGGCTACCTCCATATATTTTCTTTATTATTATTATAGCAGTTTTTAAATTAATTTTGTAATAAAATATATGTAACCTAATGGGGCTATTTATTTACAATTATTCGCAAGTATGATACTATTATTAAGGAAAAATGTGAAAAAAGCATATAATTTTTAAGGGAATTTTAACATATTAATATTTTATACTAAAATTCTTCATAAGTCGATAAAAATATATATCAAGTATAGATAGATCTAAATTATAAAGGAGGTAATAGTTATGATAGCAGTAGTCATTATGGCTGGAGGAAAGGGAGAAAGATTTTGGCCTAAGTCACGTATAGAACGACCTAAACAATTTATAAACTTAATAAATGAGAATACAATGTTACAAGAAACTTTTTCAAGATTAATGGGTTTTGTAGAACCTGAGAATGTATATATTTCTACAGGAGATCTTTATGTTGATACAATCAAAGAACAATTACCATATATACCTAAAGAAAATATTATTGTAGAGCCTGTAGGGAGAAATACAGCACCTTGTATTGGTTTAGCAGCACTACATATTGCAAAGAAGGATAAAAATGCTACAATGGTAGTATTACCATCAGATCATTTAATAAAAAATAGATCAGAGTTTATAAATACTTTAAAGAAAGCTGTATCTGTAGCTGAACGAGGTGAAAATTTGGTAACTTTAGGAATAACTCCAAATCAGCCTGAGACTGGGTATGGATATATCAATTTTGATGACAATTATAAACATTTTTATGGAGATAATGTTTATAAGGTAAATAAGTTTGTTGAAAAACCAGATTATTCAACCGCATGTTATTACGTTGAAACAGGTACATATCTATGGAATAGTGGTATGTTTATTTGGAATGTAAGAACTATTTTTAATAATTTTAAAAAGTACTTACCCGACCATTATAAAAGACTTTTAACAATTGAAGGTTCCTTAGGTACAGATGAATATAAAGAGGTTCTTGATAGAGAGTATAATCAATTCGAAAGCATATCTATTGATTATGGAATAATGGAACATGCTGAAAATATTTATGTTTTACCTGGGATTTTTGGTTGGGATGATGTTGGAAGTTGGACAGCCTTAAACAGAATACATAGTAAAGATATTAATGGTAATGTTGTTAAAGGAAAAGTTGTAAGTTTAGATACAAATAATTGTATAATTGAAGCAAATGATAAACTAATAGCAACAATTGGGTTAAATGATGTTGTTGTAGTAGATAGCGAAGATGCAATATTAATTTGTGATAAGAATAATGCTCAAGATGTGAAGAAAATATTAACAAGATTAAAAGAAGATGAAGAGTTAAAGTATTTATAGGAGGAATGTAAGATGAAGAAGGCATTAATAACAGGAATAACTGGTCAAGATGGGTCATATCTAGCTGAACTACTTTTAGAAAAGGGTTATGAAGTTCATGGTTTAATGAGAAGAAAAAGTAAACTGGAGTTTGGAAATGTTGAACATATTAAAGATAAAATAAATATTATTTACGGTGATGTAACTGATCCAATCTCAGTAATGAATGCAATGAAAACATCAGAAGCAGATGAAGTATATAATTTAGCAGCGCAATCATTTGTTGGTACAAGCTGGGAGCAACCACTTGCAACAGCACATATTGATGCACTAGGTGTTACTAATGTTTTAGAAGCAATCAGAACAATAAAGCCTGAAGCTAAGTTTTATCAGGCTTCAACAAGTGAATTATATGGGTTAGTTCAAGAAATTCCGCAAAAAGAAACGACACCTTTTTATCCACGAAGTCCTTATGGGGTAGCAAAATTATATGGGCATTGGATTACGAAAAACTATAAAGAAAGTTACGATATGTATGCTTGTTCAGGTATATTATTTAATCATGAATCTGAAAGACGTGGCAAGGAGTTTGTTACACGAAAAATAACAGATGCAGTTACGAGAATTAAACTAGGTTTACAAGATAAATTAGAACTTGGTAATATGGAGTCAAAAAGAGATTGGGGTCATGCTCAAGATTATGTTAGAGCCATGTGGTTAATGTTGCAACAAGAAGAACCAGATGACTATGTTGTAGCAACTGGTGAAACTCATAAAGTTCGAGAATTTGTTGAAAAAGCTTTTAGTTTTGTAAATATTAATGTAGAATGGCAAGGAGAAGGCGTGGAAGAGATTGGTATTGACAAGTCAACAGGAAAAATTATTGTTTCAGTCAACCCGCAATTTTTTAGACCAGCCGAAGTTGATATTCTATTGGGTGATCCAACTAAAGCTGAAACGACTTTAGGTTGGAATAGAGAGATTAGTTTTGATAGTTTGGTAGAGCGGATGGTTAAAAATGATTTGGATAAACTAAAAGGCTAGGTGAATCTGTTGAAAGCATTAGTTACCGGAGCTTCTGGGTTTGTTGGAAAATACTTATTGGAGCATCTATTGGA contains:
- a CDS encoding DUF6240 domain-containing protein — its product is MLTISLNQRIQNNSTYTANETLLKDGMSISGTLLSKSTNQVQVDFDGQQMTIPTDISIKEEVGEAISFDVNKTDSGWQFIYSNKEVVGDLEATKGLDRMKQQVSTINEEETSDDGQLTIHNYTKKINEAMDELLRTTSREDIEAMKMYGFDIRKLSVDMMHQFIKNHGGVEYISAGDVEAYIESEVKQYEEFFSDKERLKEAAKGLATEDIIITEKNLKEMTAFLDQLETIKNVNESNIYTLLRSENSTTVNNIYKAMYTPESRRYIETALSDQQIVDYLNKIDIDINENQQESLNVAKKMLSKEIPLTKENFEAYEQLKDIQQYIEKNRDVIIQAAATKIKDGEKAMDLNIFDLEKSQPMTKEELNNVLQELPSLNREHISTLLEQNQPVNLQNLIKVSQSEGDTISLATDETGKTIQYERQLNEIRLQMTYDVAERLNRQGIKIDTKPLQELVDLMKEQEQISLKAGLEVASAKISEENVSKMQELYTAIKAIKNSMETCINAVQQREVDFTLEGMQEAIAKAAERSYDALGTRVDRSLGDGFHRIQNQIPELLEFNNIEVTEETIRIAAALIKNEIDVTQENMNNAMMLDSKVQKLIDRLHPTIAASLLKDGQDPMTMHVDEVNAYIDNFNDTYGDNIQDKVAAIIARMDQEQEMSTEERQGVIAIYRMLHTIDENQGQAASLLMREGLDVTLENLLEASKHIKKTKGSSGQIDINIDNNFGVVEERIQDNKNIRSALDEALMSFEANQERANDLLSEGLDVSNNNLTEHYITEEEIKQLMEEISLELIKDNQVYVETNLRNLEKIDHSTIQRLITASITPSIENFSTLKKMLRNPHQLADTLQELNQEMGFPILSPLEGNLQAFQEEKSSQDLLDEINDLSNDLKEQLIYNDMERKAIMMDQVSEIQRMSKLQKRLQEVEDVYQIPMVFNGAISSLNIYVLNDGQSGINNGLNNNFTAALAIKTNNLGLVKGHFTINNDEVDVTLTTDQEEGEEILKVFERDLEEVVEKAGLKLKQSEFKEEELTDPDEVNSVRLNTSSNIEVLV
- a CDS encoding flagellin N-terminal helical domain-containing protein, with translation MRINHNIPALQSLFQYNKTNSALEKSLEKLSSGKRINRAADDAAGLAISNKLDAQIRGLEQANRNSNDGISLIQTAEGALNEVEAMLQRMRELAVQASNGTLAPEDRDAVQKEIDQLAEEIERVSNDVEFNEMKLLNGDLDRVTFSEDKDIADVVTLSDTVDPGSYSFEVVAATKSDIQGAAITGLFTAGVVDASAAGTLNINGVDVVIETGDTPEDVLDKLNQAGDVAGFSVTASTTPLANSSTILLTNDEYGNDPFTITGEAQVLTALGLSTPTSTSNGSDVSVTIDSGFPAGTTPICRGNIIEFRGPDGFKLVVENNGVSTPTGVPVAIDILETGPLDIQIGANEGQSMEVRIPNMSPEALGIDTLNVQTAENANEALEAVDEAINTVSLVRAQLGAYQNRLEYTINNLSTATENMTASLSRIVDVDMAVEMANYTQLNVISQSGVSMIAQANQLPEQVLQLLRG
- a CDS encoding flagellar protein FliS codes for the protein MSQIKEWTLRISQANQEQLLLITYEILVSAIDELKDYLEKKDLANYKKKVRHTQKILNYLMNTLDMSYEISYDLLSLYLYLHKLLVQASISMDKKVIEGAEKILKIIQKGFIEACELEVDNDSESIMINSQKVYAGLTYGKGALQEVVLDYANRGLEA
- a CDS encoding O-antigen ligase family protein gives rise to the protein MKQKYKKKVRINLIELLPVVLFICLTPFIVYLKSSDFDMSIYDWYSDTTSFADFFTYYKSVFVMSITFITLFIYLYKSTTSKYHKVEKRQYYAPLLIYFAFMILSWVFSHYTRTATSGYIERFEGGLILTSYLLMFLYITQVIESEQQLKWIMKYFIISIILMNIIGFLQYVHLDYFRVEAIQKLLVPSRFENGTFKFAYDEGRVYMTLYHSNYVGLYLSMIFPICFTFFMCEKNWKRKLLWVSLTLLTLINLQGSQSRGGIIGIAFALALGAIFLRKKIFRYWKVLIPSFLVIIALFIGFDVMNNRFFSQRLIDTIKQVIDEPIDYDLNEIITHGNELHINYKDQPLDIYYEDHLKPTDTINYKDINGNVLELEFNANNNITFSTPEFQVYEFNYVLYQDQTHIQFLLDDGSTWLFTFTDEGFRYVNPYGKQVVLEDISHIGFEGKERTGSARGYIWSRSIPLLKDTLFIGYGPDCYIYEFPQNDYVGKYNAYHTANMIVDKPHNIYLQIAINTGIISLLAMIAFWGMYIFSSIKLYFKNDLNDYLSILGLALFLSVCGYLGAGFFNDTNVSISPIYWGIIGLGFVVNQLNKDKLKG
- a CDS encoding mannose-1-phosphate guanylyltransferase: MIAVVIMAGGKGERFWPKSRIERPKQFINLINENTMLQETFSRLMGFVEPENVYISTGDLYVDTIKEQLPYIPKENIIVEPVGRNTAPCIGLAALHIAKKDKNATMVVLPSDHLIKNRSEFINTLKKAVSVAERGENLVTLGITPNQPETGYGYINFDDNYKHFYGDNVYKVNKFVEKPDYSTACYYVETGTYLWNSGMFIWNVRTIFNNFKKYLPDHYKRLLTIEGSLGTDEYKEVLDREYNQFESISIDYGIMEHAENIYVLPGIFGWDDVGSWTALNRIHSKDINGNVVKGKVVSLDTNNCIIEANDKLIATIGLNDVVVVDSEDAILICDKNNAQDVKKILTRLKEDEELKYL
- the gmd gene encoding GDP-mannose 4,6-dehydratase, which produces MKKALITGITGQDGSYLAELLLEKGYEVHGLMRRKSKLEFGNVEHIKDKINIIYGDVTDPISVMNAMKTSEADEVYNLAAQSFVGTSWEQPLATAHIDALGVTNVLEAIRTIKPEAKFYQASTSELYGLVQEIPQKETTPFYPRSPYGVAKLYGHWITKNYKESYDMYACSGILFNHESERRGKEFVTRKITDAVTRIKLGLQDKLELGNMESKRDWGHAQDYVRAMWLMLQQEEPDDYVVATGETHKVREFVEKAFSFVNINVEWQGEGVEEIGIDKSTGKIIVSVNPQFFRPAEVDILLGDPTKAETTLGWNREISFDSLVERMVKNDLDKLKG